In Cucurbita pepo subsp. pepo cultivar mu-cu-16 chromosome LG04, ASM280686v2, whole genome shotgun sequence, the following are encoded in one genomic region:
- the LOC111793301 gene encoding probable WRKY transcription factor 72, with product MEAQPLATTADAVQSAGEDEEHAPKHKVPLMADLEKPSMEPLSLASASSTWKEEDHEHEQRLKMAKGEMREVKEENQRLKRCLDEMMRDYESLKRQFHDMSTINNEAAEEVEDMVSLTLGRSSTDQNKNTCPETKPDLQNIQSPADSEQGKEEDAGQTWPPGKVLKGLAAPPAGEDEVSQQNPPKKTRVCVRARCDTPTLNDGCHWRKYGQKIAKGNPCPRAYYRCTGAPSCPVRKQVQRSVDDISILITTYEGTHNHPLPVSAMAMASTTSAAASMLLSGASTSTSRPGLNPSAIGTASANLHGMNMYTNSKQFYLSNSSMLSSSLNHPTITLDLTSNPPSASSSSSSSSFHKIPSTYPPKYPFTSLDFGSWNTNINKNVLGMSSDLAKQFPPHSNIYQACLQQFAKPSTPPPLPLPDTIAAATKAITSDPSFQSALAAALSSIIGGGNGGEAVQAMSSYVQAAQGQGSMGFQAAPSLTYSTSKSPSSPGDSRDDDTK from the exons ATGGAGGCTCAACCTTTGGCAACCACAGCTGATGCAGTTCAATCAGctggagaagatgaagaacatgCTCCCAAACATAAG GTTCCCTTAATGGCTGACTTGGAGAAGCCTTCCATGGAGCCTCTTTCACTCGCATCTGCCTCTTCAACTTGGAAGGAAGAG GATCATGAGCATGAACAAAGACTAAAAATGGCGAAAGGTGAAATGAGGGAAGTGAAGGAAGAAAACCAGCGGCTAAAAAGGTGTTTAGATGAAATGATGAGGGATTACGAGAGCCTGAAAAGGCAATTCCATGATATGAGTACCATAAACAACGAGGCAGCTGAAGAAGTTGAGGACATGGTTTCACTCACATTGGGAAGATCCTCAACCGACCAAAACAAGAACACTTGCCCTGAAACAAAGCCAGATCTTCAAAACATTCAAAGTCCGGCCGACAGTGAACAAGGCAAGGAGGAAGATGCCGGACAGACTTGGCCGCCGGGTAAAGTGTTGAAGGGGTTGGCTGCGCCGCCGGCCGGAGAAGATGAAGTTTCTCAGCAGAATCCTCCGAAGAAGACCAGGGTTTGTGTGCGGGCTCGGTGTGATACGCCAACG CTGAACGATGGGTGTCATTGGAGAAAATATGGGCAGAAGATTGCTAAAGGAAATCCTTGCCCTCGAGCTTACTATCGCTGCACCGGTGCACCCTCTTGCCCGGTTAGGAAGCAG GTGCAAAGGAGtgttgatgatatttcaaTACTAATCACCACCTATGAAGGAACTCACAACCATCCTCTACCTGTGTCAGCCATGGCCATGGCTTCGACCACGTCGGCCGCCGCCTCAATGCTCCTCTCGGGTGCTTCCACCTCGACCTCTCGGCCAGGACTAAACCCTTCGGCGATCGGGACAGCGTCTGCAAATCTCCATGGAATGAACATGTACACAAATTCAAAGCAATTCTACTTGTCAAACTCTTCAATGCTATCTTCTTCTCTAAACCATCCCACAATCACCTTAGACCTCACTTCAAATCCTCCctcagcttcttcttcttcttcttcttcttctttccacAAAATCCCTTCAACTTATCCCCCAAAATATCCCTTCACCAGCCTTGATTTTGGGTCTTGGAATACTAATATCAACAAAAATGTATTAGGAATGTCATCAGATCTTGCTAAGCAATTCCCTCCCCATAGTAACATCTACCAAGCTTGCCTTCAACAATTTGCCAAACCTTCTACTCCTCCGCCCCTGCCTCTACCGGACACGATAGCAGCAGCAACCAAGGCAATTACGTCCGACCCGAGTTTCCAATCAGCATTGGCGGCTGCCCTCAGCTCGATCATCGGCGGCGGAAACGGGGGCGAGGCAGTTCAGGCAATGAGTAGCTATGTCCAAGCAGCACAGGGACAAGGAAGTATGGGGTTTCAGGCAGCTCCATCGTTGACATACTCCACATCTAAGAGTCCTTCATCTCCTGGTGACAGTAGAGACGATGATACCAAGTGA
- the LOC111793300 gene encoding isochorismate synthase 2, chloroplastic isoform X2: MVRMSIPSKAISSTSQTSPTGPCVGFAQHLSPGRRIPTLVISPGRWRRRWGRVVCQSPAMDGCRADHGGAVETMETRTFPAVPTVGLATENLRGLVAKLKSEKPAFSSGIIRLQLPIHRHIKAIDWLCSQPLLLPRIFFSGRSRAIDSDSLPSVSSNAHHRVASVAGVGSAVVFCRHHQFSNSDWASIKRFLSKKCPLIRAYGGIRFDSRPNISPEWEPFGSFYFMVPQVEFDEFEDDSILAATVAWDHACSWTWENAVESLQSTVEQVSSDNVNVQRDLPQISILSHNHVPTKTFWDSAINRALQVIDQCDSDLTKVVLARSTRIVTSVDVDPVTWVACLQKEGKNSYQFCVQPSNAPAFIGNTPERLFHREGLSIICEALAATRARGKSAIEDLRIEQDLLSNPKDDLEFSIVREAIKRKLEAVCDAVVVEPHKSVRKLPRIQHLYAQLAGRLRTNDDEFEILSTLHPTPAVCGFPTEEARDLIAETELFDRGMYAGPVGWFGGEESEFAVGIRSALVETSLIIGSWCLGLCGNRDSKRKQSVFGVG; encoded by the exons atggtaaGAATGAGTATTCCCAGTAAGGCTATTTCTTCCACTTCTCAAACTTCACCCACCGGACCCTGTGTTGGGTTCGCCCAGCATCTGAGTCCGGGCCGCCGTATACCAACACTCGTAATTTCCCCAGGGCGGTGGCGGAGGAGATGGGGTCGGGTGGTTTGTCAGTCACCAGCGATGGATGGGTGCAGAGCAGACCACGGAGGCGCCGTCGAGACGATGGAGACTCGAACTTTCCCGGCGGTTCCGACGGTGGGCTTGGCGACGGAAAATCTGAGGGGGTTGGTGGCAAAGTTGAAATCTGAGAAACCGGCGTTTAGTTCAGGAATTATTCGGCTCCAA CTTCCAATCCACCGGCACATTAAGGCGATTGATTGGCTTTGTTCTCAGCCTCTGCTTCTTCCTCGTATCTTCTTCTCCGGCAGGAGCAGAGCCATTGATTCTGATTCTCTCCCCTCTGTCAGCTCCAATGCCCACCACCGCGTCGCCAGCGTCGCAGGTGTGGGCTCTGCAGTCGTATTCTGCCGCCATCATCAGTTTTCGAACTCTGATTGGGCGTCTATAAAGAG GTTCCTGTCAAAGAAATGCCCCCTGATTCGTGCTTATGGAGGTATTCGCTTTGATTCACGTCCGAACATATCGCCTGAGTGGGAGCCTTTTGGCTCGTTTTACTTCATGGTCCCTCAG GTTGAGTTTGATGAGTTCGAGGATGACTCCATTCTTGCCGCGACTGTAGCTTGGGATCATGCTTGTTCTTGGACTTGGGAAAATGCTGTTGAATCCCTTCAATCCACAGTCGAACAG GTTTCTTCTGATAATGTAAACGTACAACGAGATCTTCCTCAGATATCCATACTTAGCCACAATCATGTTCCCACCAAAACATTCTGGGATAGTGCAATTAACAGGGCGCTGCAAGTGATCGACCAATGCGACTCAGATCTTACCAAG GTCGTACTTGCACGCAGTACCCGAATAGTGACAAGCGTAGATGTTGATCCTGTTACATGGGTTGCATGTTTACAG AAAGAGGGGAAAAACTCTTATCAGTTTTGTGTCCAGCCATCCAATGCTCCTGCCTTCATAGGAAATACG CCTGAGCGGCTATTCCATAGAGAAGGACTTAGTATTATATGTGAGGCCTTAGCTGCAACCCGTGCTAGAGGCAAATCGGCTATTGAAGACCTTAGAATAGAACAAGATTTATTATCCAA CCCAAAGGATGACCTTGAGTTTTCGATTGTGAGGGAAGCCATCAAAAGGAAGTTAGAG GCTGTATGTGATGCTGTAGTCGTTGAACCACATAAATCAGTTAGAAAACTTCCCAGAATTCAACATCTGTATGCCCAACTAGCAGGCAGATTGAGAACCAATGATGATGAG tttgaaattttatcaACGCTTCATCCAACTCCCGCGGTTTGTGGATTTCCAACAGAGGAGGCTCGAGATTTAATTGCAGAAACTG AGTTATTTGATAGAGGGATGTACGCCGGGCCTGTTGGTTGGTTTGGAGGAGAAGAGAGTGAGTTTGCTGTGGGCATCAGATCAGCATTAGTGGAGACA TCTTTGATTATAGGGTCTTGGTGCCTTGGTCTATGCGGGAACAGGGATAGTAAAAGGAAGCAATCCGTCTTTGGAGTGGGATGA
- the LOC111793300 gene encoding isochorismate synthase 2, chloroplastic isoform X1 produces the protein MVRMSIPSKAISSTSQTSPTGPCVGFAQHLSPGRRIPTLVISPGRWRRRWGRVVCQSPAMDGCRADHGGAVETMETRTFPAVPTVGLATENLRGLVAKLKSEKPAFSSGIIRLQLPIHRHIKAIDWLCSQPLLLPRIFFSGRSRAIDSDSLPSVSSNAHHRVASVAGVGSAVVFCRHHQFSNSDWASIKRFLSKKCPLIRAYGGIRFDSRPNISPEWEPFGSFYFMVPQVEFDEFEDDSILAATVAWDHACSWTWENAVESLQSTVEQVSSDNVNVQRDLPQISILSHNHVPTKTFWDSAINRALQVIDQCDSDLTKVVLARSTRIVTSVDVDPVTWVACLQKEGKNSYQFCVQPSNAPAFIGNTPERLFHREGLSIICEALAATRARGKSAIEDLRIEQDLLSNPKDDLEFSIVREAIKRKLEAVCDAVVVEPHKSVRKLPRIQHLYAQLAGRLRTNDDEFEILSTLHPTPAVCGFPTEEARDLIAETELFDRGMYAGPVGWFGGEESEFAVGIRSALVETGLGALVYAGTGIVKGSNPSLEWDELELKISQVTRSLKLELAWSTHV, from the exons atggtaaGAATGAGTATTCCCAGTAAGGCTATTTCTTCCACTTCTCAAACTTCACCCACCGGACCCTGTGTTGGGTTCGCCCAGCATCTGAGTCCGGGCCGCCGTATACCAACACTCGTAATTTCCCCAGGGCGGTGGCGGAGGAGATGGGGTCGGGTGGTTTGTCAGTCACCAGCGATGGATGGGTGCAGAGCAGACCACGGAGGCGCCGTCGAGACGATGGAGACTCGAACTTTCCCGGCGGTTCCGACGGTGGGCTTGGCGACGGAAAATCTGAGGGGGTTGGTGGCAAAGTTGAAATCTGAGAAACCGGCGTTTAGTTCAGGAATTATTCGGCTCCAA CTTCCAATCCACCGGCACATTAAGGCGATTGATTGGCTTTGTTCTCAGCCTCTGCTTCTTCCTCGTATCTTCTTCTCCGGCAGGAGCAGAGCCATTGATTCTGATTCTCTCCCCTCTGTCAGCTCCAATGCCCACCACCGCGTCGCCAGCGTCGCAGGTGTGGGCTCTGCAGTCGTATTCTGCCGCCATCATCAGTTTTCGAACTCTGATTGGGCGTCTATAAAGAG GTTCCTGTCAAAGAAATGCCCCCTGATTCGTGCTTATGGAGGTATTCGCTTTGATTCACGTCCGAACATATCGCCTGAGTGGGAGCCTTTTGGCTCGTTTTACTTCATGGTCCCTCAG GTTGAGTTTGATGAGTTCGAGGATGACTCCATTCTTGCCGCGACTGTAGCTTGGGATCATGCTTGTTCTTGGACTTGGGAAAATGCTGTTGAATCCCTTCAATCCACAGTCGAACAG GTTTCTTCTGATAATGTAAACGTACAACGAGATCTTCCTCAGATATCCATACTTAGCCACAATCATGTTCCCACCAAAACATTCTGGGATAGTGCAATTAACAGGGCGCTGCAAGTGATCGACCAATGCGACTCAGATCTTACCAAG GTCGTACTTGCACGCAGTACCCGAATAGTGACAAGCGTAGATGTTGATCCTGTTACATGGGTTGCATGTTTACAG AAAGAGGGGAAAAACTCTTATCAGTTTTGTGTCCAGCCATCCAATGCTCCTGCCTTCATAGGAAATACG CCTGAGCGGCTATTCCATAGAGAAGGACTTAGTATTATATGTGAGGCCTTAGCTGCAACCCGTGCTAGAGGCAAATCGGCTATTGAAGACCTTAGAATAGAACAAGATTTATTATCCAA CCCAAAGGATGACCTTGAGTTTTCGATTGTGAGGGAAGCCATCAAAAGGAAGTTAGAG GCTGTATGTGATGCTGTAGTCGTTGAACCACATAAATCAGTTAGAAAACTTCCCAGAATTCAACATCTGTATGCCCAACTAGCAGGCAGATTGAGAACCAATGATGATGAG tttgaaattttatcaACGCTTCATCCAACTCCCGCGGTTTGTGGATTTCCAACAGAGGAGGCTCGAGATTTAATTGCAGAAACTG AGTTATTTGATAGAGGGATGTACGCCGGGCCTGTTGGTTGGTTTGGAGGAGAAGAGAGTGAGTTTGCTGTGGGCATCAGATCAGCATTAGTGGAGACA GGTCTTGGTGCCTTGGTCTATGCGGGAACAGGGATAGTAAAAGGAAGCAATCCGTCTTTGGAGTGGGATGAATTGGAGCTCAAGATATCTCAG GTTACCAGATCGCTTAAACTGGAATTGGCTTGGAGCACCCACGTTTGA
- the LOC111793303 gene encoding hypersensitive-induced response protein-like protein 1 — protein sequence MGNLFCCVQVDQSTVAIRERFGKYEEVLEPGCHCLPWFLGAQVAGSLSLRLQQLDVRCETKTKDNVFVNVVASIQYRALADKASDAFYKLSNTRSQIQAYVFDVIRASVPKLNLDDAFEQKNDIAKAVEDELEKAMSAYGFEIVQTLIVDIEPDEHVKRAMNEINAAARLRVAANEKAEAEKILQIKRAEGEAEAKYLSGLGIARQRQAIVDGLRDSVLGFSVNVPGTTAKDVMDMVLVTQYFDTMKEIGASSKSTSVFIPHGPGAVRDVASQIRDGLLQGASSSH from the exons ATGGGTAatcttttttgttgtgttcAAGTGGATCAATCCACTGTGGCTATCAGGGAGAGATTTGGGAAATATGAGGAAGTTCTTGAGCCAGGATGCCATTGTTTGCCTTGGTTTCTTGGAGCTCAGGTCGCCGGCAGTCTGTCTCTCAGGTTGCAACAATTGGATGTCCGATGTGAGACCAAGACAAAG GATAATGTGTTTGTCAACGTGGTTGCGTCGATTCAATATCGAGCACTGGCCGATAAAGCAAGTGATGCATTCTACAAACTAAGCAATACAAGATCTCAGATCCAGGCTTATGTTTTTGATG TAATTAGAGCAAGTGTTCCAAAGCTCAACTTGGATGATGCTTTTGAGCAGAAAAATGATATTGCCAAAGCAGTTGAAGATGAACTTGAAAAG GCTATGTCGGCTTATGGCTTTGAGATTGTCCAAACGCTCATTGTCGATATAGAACCAGACGAGCATGTGAAGAGagcaatgaatgaaattaatgCTG CTGCTAGATTAAGGGTGGCAGCAAATGAGAAGGCAGAAGCAGAGAAAATTTTGCAGATTAAGCGAGCTGAGGGTGAAGCTGAAGCCAAGTATTTGTCTGGTTTGGGTATTGCTCGACAGCGTCAAGCAATTGTGGATGGTTTAAGAGACAGTGTGTTGGGATTCTCTGTTAATGTTCCAGGGACGACGGCAAAGGATGTTATGGATATGGTGCTTGTGACCCAATATTTTGACACCATGAAAGAAATTGGAGCTTCTTCCAAGTCCACTTCTGTGTTTATACCTCATGGACCTGGAGCTGTTCGAGACGTCGCATCACAGATTCGCGATGGACTTCTTCAGggtgcttcttcttctcactAG
- the LOC111794086 gene encoding protein NRT1/ PTR FAMILY 4.6-like isoform X1 encodes MSSLTVTPSEAQKHVEETPELHIWEEDYVDWRKRPAVKGRHGGMLAASFVLAVEVLENLAFLANASNLVLYLSKFMHYSPSGSANIVTNFMGTAFLLALLGGFLADAFFTTYSIFLLSAAIESLGLLILTLQAHVPYLKPPTCVSNQLGSPCHKVGGGKAVMLFAGLYLVALGVGGIKGSLPPHGAEQFDETTFEGRNKRSAFFNYFIFCLSCGALIAVTLVVWMEDNKGWQWGFGISTLTIVASIPIFLLGSPTYRIKTPAGSPITTIFKVLASAAFNNRKAKSSNNVVISISTSSVSSDSVRDVDEQTPITPIPTQNLEFLNRAAMNNPDHPELKCTLKQVEEAKVVLKIFPIFASTVMLNCCLAQLSTFSVQQAATMNTKLGSLKVPPASLPVFPVVFIMILAPTYNHAIVPIARKLTKSEMGITHLQRIGTGLVLSIVAMAVAALVETKRKNVALKTHMLDSSEPLPISFLWVALQYLFLGSADLFSLAGMMEFFFTEAPMSMRSLATALSWASLAMGYYFSSVLVSVINGVTKACRLTPWLYGRSLNHYHLERFYWLMCILSGLNFLQYLFWANRYTYRSKSAGEQPPFKEQQHKSDLVV; translated from the exons atgtcTTCCCTTACTGTGACTCCATCAGAAGCTCAAAAACATGTG GAAGAAACTCCAGAGCTGCACATTTGGGAAGAAGACTATGtcgattggaggaagagaCCTGCTGTAAAAGGACGCCATGGAGGCATGCTGGCTGCCTCCTTTGTATTGG CTGTTGAAGTATTGGAGAATCTAGCATTCCTGGCCAATGCAAGTAATCTTGTTCTGTATCTGTCCAAGTTCATGCACTATTCTCCCTCTGGTTCTGCCAACATCGTCACCAATTTTATGGGCACAGCTTTCCTCCTTGCTCTCCTTGGTGGCTTTCTCGCTGATGCTTTCTTCACCACTTATTCTATCTTCTTATTAAGTGCTGCAATAGAATCCTTG GGTCTGCTGATTCTCACACTCCAAGCTCATGTACCATATCTGAAGCCACCAACTTGCGTTTCAAATCAACTGGGGAGTCCATGCCATAAAGTTGGAGGTGGGAAAGCGGTGATGTTATTTGCAGGGCTTTACTTGGTGGCGCTTGGCGTTGGAGGGATCAAAGGCTCGCTTCCTCCTCATGGCGCTGAGCAGTTCGATGAGACCACttttgaaggaagaaacaaaagatCTGCTTTCTTCAATTACTTCATCTTCTGCCTTTCCTGTGGAGCTTTAATTGCTGTTACTTTGGTGGTTTGGATGGAAGATAACAAAGGCTGGCAGTGGGGTTTTGGAATCTCTACTCTTACAATAGTGGCTTCCATCCCCATTTTCTTGCTTGGTTCGCCTACTTACAGAATCAAAACTCCTGCAGGAAGCCCAATCACAACCATTTTTAAG GTTTTAGCTTCAGCTGCGTTCAACAATAGGAAGGCAAAGAGCTCTAACAACGTTGTGATAAGCATATCCACAAGTTCAGTCTCTTCAGACAGTGTCAGAGACGTTGATGAGCAGACCCCAATTACTCCAATTCCAACGCAAAACTTGGAGTTCCTCAACAGAGCAGCAATGAATAACCCCGACCATCCAGAACTAAAATGCACACTCAAACAGGTAGAAGAAGCCAAGGTAGTGCTAAAAATCTTCCCCATTTTCGCCTCCACCGTAATGCTCAACTGCTGCCTCGCTCAGCTCTCCACATTCTCAGTGCAACAAGCAGCCACCATGAACACCAAACTCGGCTCCCTAAAAGTCCCCCCTGCTTCCCTCCCTGTTTTCCCAGTCGTCTTCATCATGATCCTCGCCCCAACTTACAACCACGCCATTGTCCCAATAGCAAGAAAACTAACCAAATCCGAAATGGGGATAACCCACTTGCAGAGAATTGGAACAGGGCTGGTTCTGTCCATAGTGGCAATGGCGGTGGCAGCATTGGTGGAAACGAAGAGAAAAAACGTGGCCTTGAAAACCCACATGTTGGATTCTTCGGAGCCTCTGCCAATCTCTTTCCTTTGGGTTGCTTTGCAGTACCTGTTCTTGGGGTCTGCGGATTTGTTCTCGCTGGCAGGGATGATGGAGTTTTTCTTCACAGAGGCGCCAATGAGTATGCGATCTCTGGCCACTGCGCTGTCGTGGGCGTCGTTGGCTATGGGGTATTACTTTAGCTCCGTGTTGGTGAGCGTAATCAATGGGGTGACGAAGGCTTGTCGGCTGACGCCATGGCTGTATGGGAGAAGCTTAAATCATTATCATTTGGAGAGGTTTTATTGGCTGATGTGCATACTGAGTGGGCTGAATTTCTTGCAGTATCTGTTCTGGGCCAATCGTTATACGTACAGATCCAAGAGTGCAGGAGAGCAGCCGCCTTTCAAGGAACAACAACACAAGTCAGATTTAGTCGTCTGA
- the LOC111794086 gene encoding protein NRT1/ PTR FAMILY 4.6-like isoform X2, whose amino-acid sequence MLAASFVLAVEVLENLAFLANASNLVLYLSKFMHYSPSGSANIVTNFMGTAFLLALLGGFLADAFFTTYSIFLLSAAIESLGLLILTLQAHVPYLKPPTCVSNQLGSPCHKVGGGKAVMLFAGLYLVALGVGGIKGSLPPHGAEQFDETTFEGRNKRSAFFNYFIFCLSCGALIAVTLVVWMEDNKGWQWGFGISTLTIVASIPIFLLGSPTYRIKTPAGSPITTIFKVLASAAFNNRKAKSSNNVVISISTSSVSSDSVRDVDEQTPITPIPTQNLEFLNRAAMNNPDHPELKCTLKQVEEAKVVLKIFPIFASTVMLNCCLAQLSTFSVQQAATMNTKLGSLKVPPASLPVFPVVFIMILAPTYNHAIVPIARKLTKSEMGITHLQRIGTGLVLSIVAMAVAALVETKRKNVALKTHMLDSSEPLPISFLWVALQYLFLGSADLFSLAGMMEFFFTEAPMSMRSLATALSWASLAMGYYFSSVLVSVINGVTKACRLTPWLYGRSLNHYHLERFYWLMCILSGLNFLQYLFWANRYTYRSKSAGEQPPFKEQQHKSDLVV is encoded by the exons ATGCTGGCTGCCTCCTTTGTATTGG CTGTTGAAGTATTGGAGAATCTAGCATTCCTGGCCAATGCAAGTAATCTTGTTCTGTATCTGTCCAAGTTCATGCACTATTCTCCCTCTGGTTCTGCCAACATCGTCACCAATTTTATGGGCACAGCTTTCCTCCTTGCTCTCCTTGGTGGCTTTCTCGCTGATGCTTTCTTCACCACTTATTCTATCTTCTTATTAAGTGCTGCAATAGAATCCTTG GGTCTGCTGATTCTCACACTCCAAGCTCATGTACCATATCTGAAGCCACCAACTTGCGTTTCAAATCAACTGGGGAGTCCATGCCATAAAGTTGGAGGTGGGAAAGCGGTGATGTTATTTGCAGGGCTTTACTTGGTGGCGCTTGGCGTTGGAGGGATCAAAGGCTCGCTTCCTCCTCATGGCGCTGAGCAGTTCGATGAGACCACttttgaaggaagaaacaaaagatCTGCTTTCTTCAATTACTTCATCTTCTGCCTTTCCTGTGGAGCTTTAATTGCTGTTACTTTGGTGGTTTGGATGGAAGATAACAAAGGCTGGCAGTGGGGTTTTGGAATCTCTACTCTTACAATAGTGGCTTCCATCCCCATTTTCTTGCTTGGTTCGCCTACTTACAGAATCAAAACTCCTGCAGGAAGCCCAATCACAACCATTTTTAAG GTTTTAGCTTCAGCTGCGTTCAACAATAGGAAGGCAAAGAGCTCTAACAACGTTGTGATAAGCATATCCACAAGTTCAGTCTCTTCAGACAGTGTCAGAGACGTTGATGAGCAGACCCCAATTACTCCAATTCCAACGCAAAACTTGGAGTTCCTCAACAGAGCAGCAATGAATAACCCCGACCATCCAGAACTAAAATGCACACTCAAACAGGTAGAAGAAGCCAAGGTAGTGCTAAAAATCTTCCCCATTTTCGCCTCCACCGTAATGCTCAACTGCTGCCTCGCTCAGCTCTCCACATTCTCAGTGCAACAAGCAGCCACCATGAACACCAAACTCGGCTCCCTAAAAGTCCCCCCTGCTTCCCTCCCTGTTTTCCCAGTCGTCTTCATCATGATCCTCGCCCCAACTTACAACCACGCCATTGTCCCAATAGCAAGAAAACTAACCAAATCCGAAATGGGGATAACCCACTTGCAGAGAATTGGAACAGGGCTGGTTCTGTCCATAGTGGCAATGGCGGTGGCAGCATTGGTGGAAACGAAGAGAAAAAACGTGGCCTTGAAAACCCACATGTTGGATTCTTCGGAGCCTCTGCCAATCTCTTTCCTTTGGGTTGCTTTGCAGTACCTGTTCTTGGGGTCTGCGGATTTGTTCTCGCTGGCAGGGATGATGGAGTTTTTCTTCACAGAGGCGCCAATGAGTATGCGATCTCTGGCCACTGCGCTGTCGTGGGCGTCGTTGGCTATGGGGTATTACTTTAGCTCCGTGTTGGTGAGCGTAATCAATGGGGTGACGAAGGCTTGTCGGCTGACGCCATGGCTGTATGGGAGAAGCTTAAATCATTATCATTTGGAGAGGTTTTATTGGCTGATGTGCATACTGAGTGGGCTGAATTTCTTGCAGTATCTGTTCTGGGCCAATCGTTATACGTACAGATCCAAGAGTGCAGGAGAGCAGCCGCCTTTCAAGGAACAACAACACAAGTCAGATTTAGTCGTCTGA